A region of the candidate division TA06 bacterium genome:
GGCTCCTTCAGCCGGTAATCTGCAGCCCCGAGACTTCGTGGTTGTGAGGAACTCCAAAACCAAAAAGAGGCTGGCAGACGCCGCTTTTGACCAGGAGTTCGTAGCTGAGGCACCTGTGGTAATAGTTGTATGCGCAAACATGGACCGCTCCAAACCCTATGGCAGGCGCGGGGAAACCCTCTACTCCATACAGGACGCCACGGCTGCCATTCAAAATATGCTTCTGGCAGTCCACGCAGAGGGACTGGGGGCATGCTGGGTAGGGGCGTTTGACGAAAGCCAGGCATCCAGAATATTGGAACTTCCCAGCAATGTGAGGCCGATCGCTCTCATCCCTGTCGGTCACCCTGACGGGAGCCCGCAAGACAGAGGAAGGATGCCGATCTCGCGCCTCACCCACATGGAGAAATGGTAGGTACCCCACTTATCTTTTGCGTGAGGCAACAAGACATCAATCCCTTCCATTTAGACCCATCCTCTGAGTTAAAAGGTATGAAGTCCAGTGTGTCGTCTGGCGTACCGTTTGCTCCGGAAGGGATGACCCATTCAGTGTATCGTGTTAAATCATAGTCTGTTAAGGGCATTTGCTCCTAGAACAATATGGTGGGTGCTCTCACTTCCCGCAGCATTTCTTGTACTTTTTCCCACTACCACATGGGCAAGGGTCGTTTCTGCCAACCTTGCTCGCAGATACCTTCTGAGGCGCTTTTGCTCCTCGCTTTCTTGGTAGGAAATCAATGCGTTCACACGAGGGGATCCTGAAAGTGAAAACGGTTTTGCCTTTGAGATTGGATACTGCAAAATCGCCTGCACCAATCACATCCATGCCTACCAGAACATCCACGCCGCCAGCGAGTTCTCCTTCGGTTACTCTCAGTTGCGAAAATGCCACCTCCATTGGAAGATAGAGGTTCACGAGATAGACATTGGTCATCTTCTGGCCCCCGGCATGATGAACCAGAACCATTCCAACTGGCTTCAATCCACACTGGCGGGCGACCCTGCTTGAGACAACTGAGCCGGTGGCTCCCGTGTCCCAGACGCCAAAAAACTGTGTTGATTTCGGGCGCGTCCTTCTGGTTCGAGGGTCAAATGCTGGCGAGATGCGAACTGGAGTGACTAGGACATTAAGCCGTCCATCAGCCTCTATGGTGAAGCAACGCGCCTCAACTGACATGCCCAATTCCTACTTAAATGATACCCTTGAGTGGTAGGTCTGAGTGTAGCTCTTACTTCCTGGCTCACATTTCTGTATCAGAAAAGTCCCAAGCTCGTGCTCCTTGGTTGTTTCCTTTATGGCTTCTAGCTCAGAGTCATATTCCCCAATGACCTTGCGGTTCTTTATCACGATGAATTTGCCATTGTACTGCTTGACAAGTTCGTCTTGGTGTTTGATGTAATACTTGAATTCCTTTTCGAGTGGCTTGTCCATGTGAGCCTCCAGGTTCCTAGCCTAAATGGTCATTTTCGGAATTTCAC
Encoded here:
- a CDS encoding nitroreductase family protein, with protein sequence MDLIEAIKNRRSVRAFNKEDVPTQVIEKILECGNLAPSAGNLQPRDFVVVRNSKTKKRLADAAFDQEFVAEAPVVIVVCANMDRSKPYGRRGETLYSIQDATAAIQNMLLAVHAEGLGACWVGAFDESQASRILELPSNVRPIALIPVGHPDGSPQDRGRMPISRLTHMEKW